One genomic segment of Natrialbaceae archaeon AArc-T1-2 includes these proteins:
- a CDS encoding HalX domain-containing protein produces the protein MSERPEVLVVDDESRLADLFVTWIGTEWSAAAAYDGEQALEKLSDSVEVVLLDRRMPGLSGDEVLERIRETGYDCRVVMVTAVDPDFDIIEMGFDDYVVKPVSKDDLLEVTARALERSAYESDIQEYYSLVSKKAVLEAEKSDRELADNEEYERLCERVDRLEKRVDATVSSLSGHDDFVGAFKDVDR, from the coding sequence ATGAGTGAACGTCCGGAGGTGCTCGTCGTCGACGACGAGTCCCGTCTCGCAGACCTGTTCGTGACGTGGATCGGGACGGAGTGGTCCGCGGCGGCCGCTTACGACGGCGAGCAGGCACTCGAGAAGCTGTCCGACTCGGTCGAAGTCGTCCTGCTCGATCGGCGGATGCCGGGGCTGTCCGGCGACGAGGTCCTCGAACGAATCCGCGAGACGGGATACGACTGTCGCGTCGTCATGGTGACGGCGGTCGATCCCGACTTCGACATCATCGAGATGGGGTTCGACGACTACGTCGTCAAGCCGGTTTCGAAGGACGATCTCCTTGAGGTGACCGCGAGAGCCCTCGAGCGATCGGCGTACGAGTCCGACATCCAGGAGTACTACTCGCTCGTCTCGAAGAAAGCCGTCCTGGAGGCAGAAAAGTCGGATCGGGAACTCGCGGACAACGAGGAGTACGAGCGACTGTGTGAACGAGTCGACAGACTCGAGAAGCGAGTCGACGCCACCGTCTCGAGTCTGTCCGGTCACGACGACTTCGTCGGCGCGTTCAAAGACGTAGACAGGTGA
- a CDS encoding cupin domain-containing protein, producing the protein MSYTKVNYEDVEQVGNAMHFLGEPLETEQVGVTIARCDPGWNSRPHDHTDNDHEEVYVLIEGQATVVVDGEDVEMKTGDAVWISPESTRQIKNGDRESAFVLVSAPSIGNDDLEGDWPFTGLTG; encoded by the coding sequence ATGTCGTACACGAAGGTCAACTACGAAGACGTTGAACAGGTCGGCAACGCGATGCACTTTCTGGGCGAGCCACTCGAGACCGAACAGGTCGGCGTGACGATCGCTCGCTGTGACCCGGGCTGGAACAGCCGGCCACACGACCACACCGACAACGACCACGAGGAAGTCTACGTCCTCATCGAAGGCCAGGCGACGGTCGTCGTCGACGGCGAGGACGTCGAAATGAAGACCGGCGACGCGGTGTGGATCTCCCCGGAGTCGACGCGACAGATCAAAAACGGCGACCGCGAGAGCGCGTTCGTCCTGGTTAGTGCGCCGAGTATCGGAAACGACGATCTCGAAGGTGACTGGCCGTTTACCGGGCTCACCGGCTAG